One window of Anas acuta chromosome 23, bAnaAcu1.1, whole genome shotgun sequence genomic DNA carries:
- the TMPRSS5 gene encoding transmembrane protease serine 5 isoform X2, protein MTHQKGVNLTDVKLKDTQEFVQVRPGHEGSLEDVWEVRSSCESGRIVALRCSDCGLRPGALRVVGGTDAAPGRWPWQVSVRHGSRHRCGGSVLAPRWILTAAHCLHSSRRLHGSGWLVGAGVARGSIEQEAGVPVEKVISHPLYNGSSLDYDIALMKLRVPLNFSAQLTETLKEALVPLISTRRCNSSCMYEGELTARMLCAGYPQGKIDACQGDSGGPLVCQDNLTWRLVGVVSWGQGCAEPNHPGVYTNVAQLLPWIYRTTEIY, encoded by the exons ATGACCCACCAGAAGGGAGTGAACCTGACGGATGTCAAGCTGAAAGACACCCAGGAGTTCGTCCAGGTCAGACCCGGCCATGAAGGCAGCCTGGAAGACGTGTGGGAGGTCAG gagcagctgcGAGTCGGGACGCATCGTGGCTCTGCGGTGCTCAG ACTGTGGGCTGCGCCCCGGGGCCCTGCGGGTGGTCGGGGGCACGGACGCAGCCCCCGGGCGCTGGCCCTGGCAGGTGAGTGTGCGCCACGGCTCCCGGCACCGCTGCGGGGGCTCGGTGCTGGCGCCCCGCTGGATCCTGACCGCAGCACACTGCCTGCACAG TTCCAGGCGGCTGCACGGCTCCGGCTGGCTGGTGGGTGCTGGCGTTGCCCGTGGCTCCAtcgagcaggaggctggggtaCCGGTGGAGAAGGTTATTTCCCACCCGCTCTATAACGGCAGCAGCCTCGACTATGACATTGCTCTGATGAAGCTCCGCGTCCCCCTGAATTTCTCTG cacagctaACAGAGACTCTGAAGGAAGCGCTCGTTCCCCTAATTAGCACCAGGAGGTGCAACAGCTCGTGCATGTACGAAGGAGAGCTCACGGCCAGGATGCTGTGTGCCGGCTACCCGCAGGGGAAGATCGATGCGTGCCAG GGGGACAGCGGGGGCCCCCTGGTTTGCCAGGACAATCTCACGTGGCGCTTGGTAGGCGTAGTGAGCTGGGGCCAGGGCTGTGCCGAGCCCAACCACCCCGGGGTGTACACCAACGTGGCTCAGCTTCTGCCATGGATTTATCGCACCACGGAG ATCTACTAG
- the TMPRSS5 gene encoding transmembrane protease serine 5 isoform X1 — translation MTHQKGVNLTDVKLKDTQEFVQVRPGHEGSLEDVWEVRSSCESGRIVALRCSDCGLRPGALRVVGGTDAAPGRWPWQVSVRHGSRHRCGGSVLAPRWILTAAHCLHSSRRLHGSGWLVGAGVARGSIEQEAGVPVEKVISHPLYNGSSLDYDIALMKLRVPLNFSDAIRAVCLPPSHRDLFPGTPCWVSGWGYTRPDQAQLTETLKEALVPLISTRRCNSSCMYEGELTARMLCAGYPQGKIDACQGDSGGPLVCQDNLTWRLVGVVSWGQGCAEPNHPGVYTNVAQLLPWIYRTTEIY, via the exons ATGACCCACCAGAAGGGAGTGAACCTGACGGATGTCAAGCTGAAAGACACCCAGGAGTTCGTCCAGGTCAGACCCGGCCATGAAGGCAGCCTGGAAGACGTGTGGGAGGTCAG gagcagctgcGAGTCGGGACGCATCGTGGCTCTGCGGTGCTCAG ACTGTGGGCTGCGCCCCGGGGCCCTGCGGGTGGTCGGGGGCACGGACGCAGCCCCCGGGCGCTGGCCCTGGCAGGTGAGTGTGCGCCACGGCTCCCGGCACCGCTGCGGGGGCTCGGTGCTGGCGCCCCGCTGGATCCTGACCGCAGCACACTGCCTGCACAG TTCCAGGCGGCTGCACGGCTCCGGCTGGCTGGTGGGTGCTGGCGTTGCCCGTGGCTCCAtcgagcaggaggctggggtaCCGGTGGAGAAGGTTATTTCCCACCCGCTCTATAACGGCAGCAGCCTCGACTATGACATTGCTCTGATGAAGCTCCGCGTCCCCCTGAATTTCTCTG ATGCCATCCGTGCTGTGTGTCTGCCACCCTCCCACCGGGACCTCTTCCCGGGCACCCCCTGCTGGGTCTCAGGCTGGGGCTACACCAGACCAGACCAGG cacagctaACAGAGACTCTGAAGGAAGCGCTCGTTCCCCTAATTAGCACCAGGAGGTGCAACAGCTCGTGCATGTACGAAGGAGAGCTCACGGCCAGGATGCTGTGTGCCGGCTACCCGCAGGGGAAGATCGATGCGTGCCAG GGGGACAGCGGGGGCCCCCTGGTTTGCCAGGACAATCTCACGTGGCGCTTGGTAGGCGTAGTGAGCTGGGGCCAGGGCTGTGCCGAGCCCAACCACCCCGGGGTGTACACCAACGTGGCTCAGCTTCTGCCATGGATTTATCGCACCACGGAG ATCTACTAG
- the ZW10 gene encoding centromere/kinetochore protein zw10 homolog: MAAPAGSLVAAVLATSGRLDKEGLGTRIGRLARRVEELKGEVCSAITSKYSEFLPSARSAEELVAQVDGLSGSIELLRAGIEEQVQRDLNVAVAEFTELKQQLERDTLVLSILKKLQEFDTAMKEYNTALLEKKYVVAAQQLEKARSSLKMLESRKGFELKILKALGTELTVQTQNMLYHLGEEWQKLAVWKLPPSKESSSPESAMHSELHLCTLPSKEEEIAGLPVASVLQAFAILGELRTKLKSFGQLLLKYILKPLISYPSLRPFTEELSDVVILRFKCEKPDLDHSSPVEVFDKIKFVLEVLHKYLLNVPVEQRVEDKKECRVTLAELLGDMIWEELSDCLIQNCLVNSIPTNNSKLEQYIEVIKSTEEFEKALKNMQFLKGDMTDLLKYARNVNSHFANKKCQDVIVAARNLMTSEIHNTVKITPDSCVALPKLPDPGSGDHLNMQKTSKQLPKEIVNLENETRLSQYTFSLPTCRISSSVEKLMELAYQTLLEATGSTDQCCIQLFYSVRNIFQLFYDVVPTYHRENLQKLPQLAAIHHNNCMYIAHHLLTMGHQFQYRLTNIMCGGAATFVDLVPGFRRLGMECFLAQMRVQKGEILERLSSARNFSNMDDEENYSAANKAIRQVLHQLKRLGKVWQDVLPVNVYCKAMGTLLNTALSEIVTRIAALEDISAEDADRLYSLCRIMVEEGPQVFTPLPEEDKNKKYQEEVPVYVKKWMTFKELMIILQANLQEIVDQWADGKGPLAAEFSPAEVKSLIRALFQNTERRAAALAKIK; the protein is encoded by the exons aTGGCGGCTCCCGCGGGCTCCTTGGTGGCCGCCGTGCTGGCGACCTCGGGCCGCCTGGACAAGGAGGGGCTGGGCACCCGCATCGGCCGCCTCGCCCGCCGTGTGGAGGAGCTCAAG GGAGAGGTGTGCTCCGCCATCACCAGCAAGTACAGCGAGTTCCTGCCCAGTGCGCGCAGCGCCGAGGAGCTGGTGGCACAGGTGGACGGGCTGTCAGGGAGCATCGAGCTGCTCAGGGCCGGCATTGAGGAGCAG gTTCAACGAGACCTAAATGTTGCTGTTGCTGAATTTACTGAAttgaagcagcagctggagcgaGACACACTGGTTTTGAGTATTCTGAAAAAGCTACAAGAG TTTGATACAGCTATGAAAGAGTACAACACTGCACTGCTGGAGAAGAAGTATGTTGTAGCAGCTCAACAACTGGAAAAG GCACGAAGCAGCCTGAAAATGCTGGAATCCCGTAAAGGCTTTGAGCTGAAGATCCTGAAGGCACTGGGCACAGAGCTGACGGTGCAGACACAAAATATGCTCTATCATCTAGGAGAAGAATGGCAGAAATTGGCTGTATGGAAGCTTCCTCCTTCAAAAG aAAGTAGCAGCCCGGAGTCAGCGATGCATTCAGAATTGCACTTATGCACACTGCCATCAAAAGAGGAAGAGATTGCTGGCCTGCCTGttgcttctgtgctgcaggcaTTTGCTATCCTTGGAGAACTGCGCACCAAGCTTAAAAGTTTTG gcCAGTTGTTGCTGAAATACATCCTCAAGCCGCTGATTTCATACCCATCTCTTCGGCCATTCACAGAAGAACTGTCAGATGTGGTCATCCTGCGTTTTAAGTGTGAGAAGCCTGACTTGGATCATTCCTCTCCTGTGGAGGTTTTTGACAAGATCAAGTTCGTTCTTGAAGTTCTTCACAAATACTTGCTGA ATGTGCCAGTTGAACAGCGTGTGGAAGACAAAAAGGAATGCAGAGTGACGCTGGCAGAACTGCTGGGTGATATGATATGGGAAGAGCTATCAGACTGCCTCATTCAGAACTGCCTAGTGAATTCAATCCCAACCAATAATAGCAAACTAGAGCAGTATATAGAG GTGATTAAATCCACAGAGGAATTTGAAAAAGCCCTGAAGAACATGCAGTTTTTGAAAGGAGACATGACCGATTTACTGAAATACGCTCGTAACGTCAATTCCCACTTTGCCAATAAGAAATGTCAAGATGTGATTGTGGCAGCCAGAAATTTGATGACCTCAGAAATACACAATACTGTAAAG ATCACACCTGATTCGTGCGTAGCCCTACCAAAGCTTCCTGATCCTGGGTCAGGAGATCACTTAAACATGCAAAAAACATCTAAACAACTTCCTAAGGAGATTGTGAATTTGGAGAATGAGACCAGACTGAGCCAGTACACGTTCTCTTTGCCCACATGCCGCATCAGTTCATCGGTGGAGAAACTGATGGAACTGGCTTATCAGACACTGTTGGAGGCTACAGGCAGCACAGATCAGTG ctGTATACAGCTCTTCTACTCCGTGCGGAACATATTCCAGCTGTTTTATGATGTAGTACCAACATACCACAG AGAGAACCTTCAGAAACTCCCCCAACTAGCAGCTATTCATCACAACAACTGCATGTACATTGCTCACCACTTGCTCACCATGGGACACCAGTTCCAATACCGCCTGACGAACATCATGTGTGGTGGAGCGGCTACTTTTGTAGATCTGGTACCTGGTTTTAGGAGACTTG GAATGGAGTGTTTTCTGGCCCAGATGCGAGTGCAGAAAGGAGAAATCCTGGAGAGGCTGTCAAGTGCCAGGAATTTTTCTAATATGGATGATGAGGAAAATTACTCTGCAGCAAACAAAGCAATAAGGCAG GTATTGCATCAGTTGAAAAGACTGGGGAAAGTTTGGCAAGATGTCCTTCCAGTGAATGTATACTGCAAGGCCATGGGGACCTTACTGAACACAGCGCTCTCAGAGATTGTCACTAGGATTGCTGCCCTAGAG GATATCTCTGCAGAAGATGCAGACAGGTTGTACTCCCTCTGTAGGATCATGGTAGAGGAAGGACCCCAAGTTTTCACCCCACTCCCTGAAGAggacaaaaataagaaatatcaAGAGGAAGTTCCAGTGTACGTGAAGAAATGGATGACGTTCAAAGAGCTGATGATCATCTTGCAAGCTAACCTCCAAGAAATAGTAGATCA ATGGGCAGATGGGAAGGGGCCTCTTGCCGCTGAATTCTCCCCAGCTGAAGTGAAGAGTCTGATACGAGCCTTGTTCCAGAACACGGAAAGaagggcagcagcactggcCAAAATCAAGTAA
- the CD3D gene encoding T-cell surface glycoprotein CD3 delta chain, protein MGAVGARRHPGDPLLQAHRALPWASGLGEEAVLAASQEEAPAPRFPPPDKELGGASRRERSWLLFLPPKLLPLLHAMHRGQALGAWALLASVAVAGLGVQGQTIIVKEKNEKVYLICGSHKEVIWFKDKQQIANTTELDLGAMYDDPRGTYTCEKGTDRFVLQVYYRMCQNCIEVDAPTISGIVVADVIATVLLMVAVYCISGQDKGRMSRASDRQNLIANEQLYQPLGERDDGQYSRLAPTKGRK, encoded by the exons atgggtgctgtgggggCCCGTAGGCACCCGGGGGACCCGCTGCTTCAGGCCCATCGTGCCCTCCCATGGGCGTCAGGGCTGGGCGAGGAGGCAGTCCTCGCTGCCTCGCAGGAGGAGGCCCCAGCCCCCAGGTTTCCGCCGCCTGACAAAGAGCTGGGTGGCGCATCACGCCGTGAGAGGAGCTGGCTCCTCTTCCTGCCCCCCAAACTGCTGCCGCTGCTTCACGCCATGCACAGGGGACAGGCCCTGGGCGCCTGGGCGCTCCTCGCCAGCGTGGCCGTGGCCGGGTTGGGTGTCCAAG GACAGACGAtaattgtgaaagaaaaaaatgagaaggtGTACCTGATCTGTGGATCACACAAAGAAGTAATATGGTTCAAAGATAAGCAGCAGATAGCAAACACAACGGAGCTGGACTTGGGTGCAATGTACGATGATCCCAGAGGCACCTATACCTGTGAAAAGGGAACTGACCGCTTCGTTCTCCAGGTGTACTATCGAA TGTGCCAGAACTGCATTGAAGTGGACGCTCCCACCATCTCGGGGATTGTGGTTGCAGATGTTATCGCCACCGTACTCCTGATGGTTGCTGTGTACTGCATCAGTGGCCAGGACAAGGGACGCATGTCACGAG cttCTGACAGGCAGAACCTGATCGCCAACGAGCAGCTCTACCAG ccCCTTGGTGAGCGGGACGATGGACAATACAGCCGGCTGGCACCTACCAAGGGCCGCAAGTGA